The Microbacter sp. GSS18 genome has a segment encoding these proteins:
- the manA gene encoding mannose-6-phosphate isomerase, class I yields MTAQLFEITGDVRDYAWGMPGGVSRALGRGDTDAIEAELWLGAHPSAPSRFVDADAAGARDLAAWEQASGATVPFLLKLLSAASPLSLQAHPTPDQARVGFAAEEAAGIAPGARERNYKDPHAKPELIVALDDGFEALCGFRPLPETLATVAALAAVAEDPSPFAEWERMLRAPDGVRDAFDWLLSGGPAVSSLIAQVAAAAAADPERFELPGRLAGAFAGDPGIAIALMLNHVTLAAGEALWLPAGNIHAYLRGTGMELMGPSDNVLRGGLTPKHVDIPELSRVLDFSTGEPPHLPALQVSERTVTYRPASLPSGRDVPFELFEVTGDDVVTTSGPAIVLVADGAFTVSAGDATAEAGRGATLFVTDAASLGVRGHGRLFVAAA; encoded by the coding sequence ATGACCGCTCAGCTCTTCGAGATCACCGGCGACGTCCGCGACTACGCCTGGGGGATGCCCGGCGGGGTCTCGCGTGCGCTCGGTCGCGGCGACACCGATGCGATCGAAGCCGAGCTGTGGCTGGGCGCGCACCCGTCCGCTCCGAGCCGATTCGTCGATGCGGATGCCGCCGGTGCTCGCGACCTGGCGGCGTGGGAGCAGGCGAGCGGCGCGACGGTGCCCTTCCTGCTCAAGCTGCTGTCGGCGGCGTCGCCGCTGTCGCTCCAGGCGCACCCGACGCCCGACCAGGCGCGGGTCGGGTTCGCCGCAGAGGAGGCCGCCGGCATCGCCCCCGGCGCGCGGGAGCGCAACTACAAGGACCCCCACGCCAAGCCCGAGCTGATCGTGGCGCTGGACGACGGCTTCGAGGCCCTGTGCGGCTTCCGGCCGCTGCCCGAGACGCTCGCCACGGTCGCAGCGCTCGCGGCCGTCGCCGAGGATCCGTCGCCGTTCGCCGAGTGGGAGCGGATGCTGCGTGCGCCCGACGGCGTCCGTGACGCGTTCGACTGGCTGCTGTCGGGCGGTCCCGCCGTGAGCTCGCTCATCGCCCAGGTGGCGGCCGCGGCCGCCGCCGACCCCGAGCGCTTCGAGCTGCCGGGGCGGCTCGCCGGCGCCTTCGCCGGCGACCCGGGGATCGCGATCGCGCTCATGCTGAACCACGTCACGCTGGCCGCGGGGGAGGCGCTGTGGCTGCCCGCGGGCAACATCCACGCGTATCTGCGGGGGACCGGCATGGAGCTCATGGGGCCGAGCGACAACGTCCTGCGCGGAGGCCTGACACCCAAGCACGTCGACATCCCCGAGCTGAGCCGCGTGCTCGACTTCTCCACCGGTGAGCCGCCCCACCTGCCGGCCCTCCAGGTCTCGGAGCGCACCGTCACTTACCGGCCCGCGTCGCTGCCGTCGGGCCGCGACGTGCCGTTCGAGTTGTTCGAGGTCACCGGCGACGACGTCGTGACGACGTCGGGCCCGGCGATCGTGCTGGTGGCCGACGGCGCGTTCACGGTGTCGGCCGGGGACGCGACGGCCGAGGCGGGCCGAGGAGCGACGCTGTTCGTGACGGATGCCGCGAGCCTCGGCGTCCGCGGCCACGGTCGCCTCTTCGTCGCCGCCGCCTGA